AGTGAAACAAATCAAAGCAGAGTAGAACGTTGTGCGTAAATCAATGATTTACAGTGCCCTCTGAACGGGGAGTTGTCAGAGGGACGAAAAGCCTTAGCGGGCTTACGGTGCAAGGTTCGCATCCCGCTGCTGCATGGGGAGAAGCGACTTGATCAACATACCTCCTGTTGTGCAGCTGGCTGCATGACAGGAGGTGTTTTTTATGATGGAGACCTAGGGAAAATCTGGTGCGCGCGGTATATGAGTGGTTGATTAATTTTTTCACATATCTTAGAGAGAAAAGGAGAAGTTAAATTGAAAGAATCTATTAAGACACGTAAAGTCGTGATATCTGCCGTATTTGTTAGTATTTCTGTTGGGCTAAAAGCAATCTCAAGCTTTTACCTTCCGCTCTTTGGGCAAAATGGAATCAGCGTAGGAATTTCAGGTGTGTTTACGATCCTGCCAGCCATCTTGTTTGGGCCGGTCTATGGTGCAATGGCTTCCGGACTCGCTGATTTTTTGGGATACTTGATGAAGCCTGTGGGACCGTACCTTCCACTCATGACCTTAGTGGTGGCTGCGGGAGGCTTTCTCAGAGGATGGCTATGGATTAAGGTATGTGGACTGGGCAGAAAAAAATTCAAGAGCCAGATTCCACCGCTTCTTCTTGTATTAATCAGTTCTGGGATTTTCGTTACCACCCTCAATACAGTCATATTGAGAGAGACGGTTTTCGAAGCTTGGAAGGTACTGCCTTTTGCTGCTGTATGGCTTCCCAGAGTAATAGAAGAACTCGTAAGTAATATAGTCAAGGCATACATTGTAGCCGTGCTTCTTCGGGTTGCCAGGAAGCATACAAATTTAAGGGAATTAATGGATGAAAGGTGCGGGGGAGAGTAAAATGCCCCCTCCTTCCAAATGATAAGATGCTGTGCAGCAGATCCCGCCAGCGTTGAAAAGTAAGCTGCAATTGTATATAATACTATTAGTAAAATAATACGAAAGCGTTTCAGATAAAGATTACTTTAGGAGAATGTTATGGGACTGAATGATACACCTTCCTCAGATCGAATTCATATTGGCTTTTTCGGACAGCGGAACGCGGGCAAATCCAGCCTGGTCAATGCTGTCACTGGACAGGAGCTGGCTGTGGTGTCCGACGTCAAAGGCACGACAACGGATCCTGTTTATAAATCGATGGAGCTTCTGCCCCTCGGGCCGGTAATGATCATCGATACCCCCGGTTTTGATGATGAAGGTGCTTTGGGGGAATTGCGGGTAAAGAAGACAAAGCAGGTGCTGAATAAAACGGATGTTGCTGTATTGGTGGTAGATGCAGCAAAGGGCCTGAGCGGAAGCGACAGGGAGCTGCTTCGGCTGTTTCAGGACAAGGAGATCAACTATATTATCGCCTTTAATAAAAGTGATCTGTTAGAAGTGAAAACTGGCAGTGAAATAACCTCGGGAGCGGATGGGACCAATCAGAGCGGAAGAGAAATCTACGTCAGTGCCAAGCAGCATGAAGGAATTGAGGAATTGAAGGAAAGAATCTCTCGCCTGACGGTAACCGGTAATCTGAAGCTACAAATTGTCGGGGATCTGATTCATCCTTCCGATTTTGTTGTATTGGTGGTACCAATTGATAAAGCTGCACCCAAGGGGAGGCTTATCCTGCCCCAGCAGCAGACCATACGTGATATTTTGGAAGCAGATGCGGCTGCCATCGTAGTCAAGGAATATGAACTCAGAGAAACCCTTGAAAACTTGGGGAAACGTCCGGCTCTGGTCATAACAGACAGTCAGGTTTTTGCCAAAGTATCGGCAGATACTCCCAGGGACATTCCTTTGACTTCCTTTTCCATATTAATGGCACGATACAAGGGCCTTTTAGAAACGGCAGTGAAGGGAGTTGCAGCGGTAGAACGTTTGAAAGATGGAGATTCCGTTCTGATTGTAGAGGGCTGCACCCACCATCGCCAATGCGATGATATTGGAAGTGTAAAGATTCCTCGCTGGCTGGGACAGTACACCGGGAAGCAGCTGAACTGCAAGACCGCTATGGGCGCCGTATTCCCCGAGGATCTCTCTGAATATGCTTTGGTCATTCACTGCGGCGGGTGCATGCTCAATGAGAGGGAAGTGAAGTATCGAATGAAGTGCGCAGAAGATCAAAACGTACCCATTACCAATTACGGAATCGTGATTGCTTATATGCAGGGAATCCTCAAGCGAAGTATTGAGATTTTTCCCCATCTTTTGATGGAAATAGAGGACTAGCCATGCGGATAGAACGGGATGTTTTGGGAGAAAAAGCCCTGGAAGACAAAGCTGCTTACGGAATCAATACGGTAAGGGCATCAGAGAATTTCAATTTGAATCATAGGGCGGTCAATCTAAATCTGATTTATGCGGTGGTTAAGATTAAGAAGGCAGCTGCTGTTACGTATCTGCGCCTTAAGGATGGAAGGGAAGGCGTCTATGAAGCCATTATTGCTGCCTGTGACAAAATTTTAGCAGGTGGGTATGCGGATTGCTTCATCACCGAAGCTTTGCAGGGAGGTGCAGGCACTTCCACCAATATGAATGTCAATGAGGTGATTGCTAACTTGGCTCTTGCCGAAATGGGGAGAAACTACGGTGCTTACGATGTGATTCATCCCCTTGATGATGTGAACCGGGGCCAATCCACCAACGATGTTTACCCCACAGCCCTTCGTATCGCTGCGATAGAGCAGCTTCGTGAGTTGAGTGAGGGCTGCGCAGCACTGCAGCAATCCCTCCAGATGAAGGAAAATGAGTATCAAGATGTTGCGAAACTTGGAAGAACTGAGCTCATGGATGCTGTTCCTGTGACGCTGGGAGCGGAATTCGGTGCCTATGCACAGTGCATTGCAAGAGATCGGTGGAGGCTTTATAAAGTAGAGGAAAGGCTGAGACAGGTCAGCATCGGAGGA
This genomic window from Clostridiales bacterium contains:
- a CDS encoding folate family ECF transporter S component, which gives rise to MKESIKTRKVVISAVFVSISVGLKAISSFYLPLFGQNGISVGISGVFTILPAILFGPVYGAMASGLADFLGYLMKPVGPYLPLMTLVVAAGGFLRGWLWIKVCGLGRKKFKSQIPPLLLVLISSGIFVTTLNTVILRETVFEAWKVLPFAAVWLPRVIEELVSNIVKAYIVAVLLRVARKHTNLRELMDERCGGE
- the hydF gene encoding [FeFe] hydrogenase H-cluster maturation GTPase HydF; translation: MGLNDTPSSDRIHIGFFGQRNAGKSSLVNAVTGQELAVVSDVKGTTTDPVYKSMELLPLGPVMIIDTPGFDDEGALGELRVKKTKQVLNKTDVAVLVVDAAKGLSGSDRELLRLFQDKEINYIIAFNKSDLLEVKTGSEITSGADGTNQSGREIYVSAKQHEGIEELKERISRLTVTGNLKLQIVGDLIHPSDFVVLVVPIDKAAPKGRLILPQQQTIRDILEADAAAIVVKEYELRETLENLGKRPALVITDSQVFAKVSADTPRDIPLTSFSILMARYKGLLETAVKGVAAVERLKDGDSVLIVEGCTHHRQCDDIGSVKIPRWLGQYTGKQLNCKTAMGAVFPEDLSEYALVIHCGGCMLNEREVKYRMKCAEDQNVPITNYGIVIAYMQGILKRSIEIFPHLLMEIED
- a CDS encoding aspartate ammonia-lyase, which encodes MRIERDVLGEKALEDKAAYGINTVRASENFNLNHRAVNLNLIYAVVKIKKAAAVTYLRLKDGREGVYEAIIAACDKILAGGYADCFITEALQGGAGTSTNMNVNEVIANLALAEMGRNYGAYDVIHPLDDVNRGQSTNDVYPTALRIAAIEQLRELSEGCAALQQSLQMKENEYQDVAKLGRTELMDAVPVTLGAEFGAYAQCIARDRWRLYKVEERLRQVSIGGTAVGLSHNAEKKYRFGVIEELRAITGIGLAAAEYPMDITQNNDVFVEVSGLLKALSVNLLKISNDLRLMNSGPYGGFSEIRLAELQQGSTIMPGKVNPVIPEMVMQCAMRVIANDAAITMAAERGEFELNAFGPLIADSLLESLQLLKEAVLLFRTKCIEPLAPNRERCLQLLEGSYAFAADYIRKLGYDTVSRVVKEHPPKAAKEILDRLEEETFA